cCACGAGTGTAGAGAGTGTGGAAAGGGCTTCAGTCGGAGCTCCTCCCTTATTATTCACCAGAGAACTCATACGGGAGAGAAGCCTTACAAGTGTAATAACTGTGGGAAAACCTTCAGTCAGAGTTCATCTCTCATCAGACATCAGCAACTTCACACTAAAGAGTAATATCTGTGCTTTCCTTAATGTTAGCACAAGAGCACACAGCATAACCTCCCACAGCTGAAAAGAAACATATATACTTGTTTGAATTTTCCTTCCTACTAGCTAGCTCTAAGCCAGTTTCAAGCtagccttccttcctttttgtaaACTAAATGCTCAAATGAGTGATCGATCCAACAAGGGGATGACTTTTAAAACCTAACGTATTCACCCTAATATTCTGGAGGGCTCCAACTTAGAATATACAGCTACCTAACACCTTGCAGTTCCTCACCTTATCTATTCCATGGAGCTTGGGTCCCTGAACAACCAGTGAACCCTCTCTTTCCCAACCACATCAGCTCCTTCACTTAAAAGAGGAAATCCCATGTGTGTGCATTTTCATGCTTGCTGGCTCCAGTAGCAGAAGAGAAGGAGCTGGCTTCAGATTAGGACAAAAAATTCCCACCAGTTTGGGGATAAAAAATTCAGTCTCAAATTAATATGGacaaatttttctcttcattcctccCTTACCTTTTTTGCTATAGCATAGTTTCCTCAAAGTATAGCCCATAGCTCTAATGTGCCTAACTAATCCCAGTGTTATCTTATCTTATCCTTATCAAGAAGGTCCTAAAAATCTTAGCTCctccattatctttttaaaaattgctgccctattttaaaaacttttcttttgtttacagaCTTCATGAAACATATACCATCTGATTCTGACTCTCACCAGCCTTGTTAAGCTGATCTGTCAAAGACAAACTCCATGCCTCTTTCTCAGTCCTCTTCCTACTTGACATTTGCAGAATTGGCACTTTTGGCCACTCTTATGCCTTAAAACGTGAGCTTCTGGGATCCATTGTTCTGTGCTGATCCACACTTTTCCTACCTTACAGCACTTCTTTGATTAACAATgatcagctctgtgactttgggcaagagtTGGACcagaataatttcattttattggcttatagtaCTTCATGTTATTCAATTAGATTGTAAGCTTCTTGAAAACAGAAATCTTGCTTTAGATCCCTATAAAACATCACACAGTGCTGAGTAGTCACTAAATGCCCCATAATTATTGCTTACTGATTCCTCTTTATCTATCCTGGGTAATCAGTCTGCTAggatttatttgaaatgtcttgatagttgatttctttctctctattcctACTGCTGCTGCCAAGTCCTCAGTAGTTTGGGTCTAGATTACCAGAGTAAACACATTGTTGCTGCTCTTGTCTCCCTGTCTTTATATAGCTGCCTGACTAAACTATCACTTGGTTCAGAAAGAATCCACAGTTTCCCGTTGTCCCAAGGAAAAAGTTCAAAGTGCTTTAACTTGAAGACCTTGCACAGTTggatctatttacttattttccattACTCCCCAGTACAACTGGGCAGCCCTGTCCTTTGTCTCTACGACACCCTTTCTCTTCACACTTGGCTCCTCTTCAAACTATTCCGTGGCACCCTTTTACATACCCTGCTTTCCTCCCTGTATCTCCAGAAATCTATCCATACTTTATAAAAGGCCCTGGTCAGGTCCTGCCTCCTCTGTGATAATTTcagtccccccccccaccccgcttcttAGAAGTCCTTTACAGTGATGGTTTGCCTTATTCTCCTGTATtacatactttctttttctgttctctggtTCTGTCAGGTGCTTTTTTCCATGAACTTTTTTGAAGTTAGAAATTGTCTTAAGTCTCTTAGAAGCCCCATCTAATGCTTAGGACAATACAGGCCTGGATTGTAGTTTTACTCTAAATCAGGAGGGTTTAATTTAATAATGCAGTCACTTTACTCTTTTGAATGGAGAGATTACCTCATAAATATTTTGGTCCTTTTTGTCCTACCTTGAATTATATACATTAAGCCTTGGGACTGACTCTCCTTCAGAGCTCCTGGGATGCTGGCCTCTTGGCTTTCCACTTCATGAGACTGTTTTAAGGAGTAGGTGGGTTTATTcatataaagtgatgaaaacaGTGCCTAacatatagtaagtgttcaataaatgctaattgTTATGATTCTATTCCTTCATATCTGCCTGTAGTCTTTTATTTCATCCCTAAAGGGTCTGTAACTCCACAGAATGGAAAACTAGGATCACAATCAAATAAGTAAGAAGATATTTCTTCTAACTGCCATCACAGACAATTGTCATCTATTTTATTATAACTCTATTGTGTGTCAAAAATGACTCAAGGCAGCTTACACGATAtgataaaatacaaaactgaaaaaaatacaaatcagtattaaagaagaaaatgcctAGAAGATCAAGATTATGACAAATTATGGTATGCCAGATAGTTATTCAGGTATGAAAGTGAGATAGTCATTTGCTTACATTGTATTTGGAAGGGGAGAAAATGTCCATTCTTCAAGGAAAGCCTAATAGAGTTAAGATGAATTTCTCCACTGGCCTTCATGTAATTATACAATGTGCTTgataacaaaaaattaatattaaattatgtGTTCTCTACAACACCTAGCATATAGTATGTTTTccagtgaataaatatttagttcACAGGAGAAGTCtcagaaaggcaaatataaagaTTCTTCTTGGGGTGGAGTGGGGTTAGAAGGAGCAGAGGGTAGAGATAATCAAGTAATTACTGGGTGCCAGAAGAAAAGCTCTTTTTACACATTTGAGTCTCTTAATTTACCACATTAtgggatgaagaaactgaaatttacAGATGTTAAATAGCTTACCCAAGGATCAGGATTTGACCCCACTACTGGATCTCTTAAGCTGGGCCCTGGCAAGATCTGGAAAAGAAAGGACTGTGTAAGTAAAGGCATAGAGGTGGGAAAATGCTCTGTTTGTTCCAATAGACGAACTGGACTGTCTATGGCAGGGAgttcagtgaaataaaaatgaaaaagtttattTGGAATTGGATAACTAGACAGTGGCTGCCCTGAGTACTAGCTTGTGTGTGGATTTAATCATTTAGGCAATGAGGGAATTACAGGAGGTTTTTGATCATGGTAATAAAAATTTGGTTTCGGGGAGAAGATTAATTTGGTAGAGGAGACAAGGTGGTTTGGAAATGAGAGAGACAGCACGCAGAAACTAGGTGAGGAGCTGAAGTATTAGAATAGTGGTATTGTGGAACAGAGCAGTGGTCAGATGAAGAGACAGTATAAAGGAAGGATCCTATGAAACTGGTGACTAGATACGGGCAAGGTAGAAGAGAGACCAGCACTTCCTTAGTTGCTGTTGTTAACTTTCCTGTAAGCTACCTAGTGTATGGAGGGAGGAATTTCTGATACACACTCAGCAGTTAGCCATgaatacaaaacattaaaaagctGAACGCCTGATATGATTAACTTGCATCTTTAAAGTCGATTTGGAACCAAAAACTTTTGGGATTTCTGGTGGGGAAATCGGGTCAGAAGATAAGACTGATCTGGTGTGGGGAGCTTTATTCTAAGGAGAAACAGAGGGTtttccaatgcagccaaaagcaCTGTGACTAGGCTCACACTGAACAATGTCTTCAAAATAATCTCCGTCTTTGCACGGAGCCCACATCCAGGCGCTCGGCGTGGGCCCTCTTCTGCGAGCCCTGCAGGGGCTCCCGCGGAGGCCAGCTGCCTTCCCAGTCCTCGCTCGTCCGGACGCCTAGGCCATTCCTCGGGAACCCGGGTCGGGAAGGAGGCGCGTGAGTGCGAAGACCACCGCGGGGGTAAGAGCCTCAGAGCTCTGCGCTTTGGCTGTGCTCCCGGACTTTCATGGTGACCGTTGTGTGCTCCAGTTCCCCCCATCAAGGCTGCGATGGCCACTCCTAGAACCACCGGATGGGGGCCAGCGACCACCCCAGACGCCATCTTCTCGCTTCCCCAGGGGCGCTCTGAAGCAAGATCGGCCAAAGAGCTGATACTACATCTGAGAACTACAATTCCCAGAAACCTCGGAGACTCGGAGTCGTCACAGCGCCCAGACTCCATTTCCAAGAAGTCTTAGGACCAGCTCCCATCCTTACTGAAAACCTGATGTGACGTCATCGACTTTCTGCTGAAGATTCTAAAGGCTGTCGGGGTGGGCGGTGCCACGCCACGTTTCTGGATGGTATCCTAGCTTGAATCTCTGtcacttctttttctaaaaaattgataaatcagagTGAAGCTTCCACTCTTTTCCGttagattttattcatttaacatgtGTTTTCCGTGCCTACTCTGTATTAATCCGCTTTTCTGATTTGTGGACTGTGAGATTGAAGATGAGTCACTTTCTTCGCTAAATATTAATTCAGCTCCTTTAAAGAGGCCACGATCCTTCCTCAACATTCTCCCTGCCACCCAACCCCtcaccctgacacacacacacacgcacacaccctgAAAAGCATAAAGggatgaaaagcaaaaaataaacactggTCCCATCACTCATATAATCCCTGGACATATTAGTAAATGttctttcagacttttttttttcttcttatatctgTGTATCTGCATATGCTAGATATGGAGATGGATTGTGTGTACACGTTTATACATAACAAAAAAGTTATAGTTTATACGTAACAAAGGATTTACTATATACATACATCTTGAACTTTCCCCAtgttaatattttccaaaataatttttaatggtacCATCAAAGAACTAATCCTGTCCCTGTATTAGCATTTCTTTTCAGGCTTCCTAAACACCAGTGTTTTTATTTAGAACCCCTAGCAAATGCTTCAGTCTGCTGTTgtcaaaacaactttaaaaattactgttaattttattaGTTGTGATAATGATATTATGGTTATGTTTAAAAGGAAGAATAAGTCCTTATTGgttaaaagataaatactgaCCAGACAAATGATGTCTGGgtctaactttaaaatattacaggaataaataaaagtgggGAGTCAGGGAGGGATTGCTAAACAAGACTGGCAAATGTTGATTATTGTTTAATCTGGGTGAAGAATACACTGAAGTTCACTTTTCTATTTTGTGtctatttgaaattttctgtaataaattttttttttttaatgtatactaGCATTCCTCTTGGAGCAGTGTGGCCAGCTAATTCCTTCCAACCTCATGTTCAAGTCATCCTTTGACCACTGCCCAAATGAAGAATTTTCACTTCCATTGTCATTTCTGTAATGCTGACTGATTCCTTTTCCTGGGACCCATCTTCTGATTAGTTTTTTCACAGTACCTCTGAAACTAAAGTAAGTCTCAACTCTTTACAGAACACTCCTTTTACCTTCATGCTCTCCTGCATCTCAGTCTCCTCCTGATCTCTCCTATGTACATGACTTTGGCATctggcttatagttttctgctgTATTTCACGTCTCATTTCATTCTGAGTGACATCAATGTGCCTGACAGAGTAactgctcagtaaacatttgttgaatcaaTTAATGTCCACGTGGATGAATCATCCAGCAAACATTCTGCCTTTTATCTGGAACTCTGGGGTCTTGGCAGGCAGGAATCCCTGCGCTTGTGGGTAATACAGCATCTGCTGCCCGTGCTTTTCCTCTCCCACCGGTGAATCTTATCCTTCCCTTTTTAATTCTTGTTCCAGAAGTCCTCCTCCGCCTCTGCCTTTAAAAGGTGCCTGCCATCTGCTCCCCACGCACAACCTTCTGTCCTTCACACTTTCCACGCCCACCACTTAGCTTCTATCCATCCCAACATTGTCAGAGACACCATTTCTTTCTGCCTCCTTTAGGACTTTGCCCTCACACTCTTTCCACTTTTCAATCTCTCCTTTTCTAGTGACTCATTTCATTATCAATTTAAACAAGTCTAGTAGGTCTCTCCTATTTAAAAACATCCTCATTAAATTCACATGCTGCTTTAGCCACCAAGctaattctcccctagagcttccagaaggagtgtgacccagccaacaccttgagaTTGGCctagtgaaactgatttcagacttctggactccagaactgtgaaaataagtctgtttttttattttttaagttatacaatttttatttatttatttatttatttatttatttatttatttatggttgtgttgggtcttcgtttctgtgcgggggcttcctctagttgcggcacgtgggggccactcttcatcgcgatgcgcaggcctctcactatcgcggcctctcttgttgcggagcacaggctccagacgcgcaggctcagtaattgtggctcacgggcctagctgctccgcggcaggtgggatcttggGCAATACTGGGCCATAAGCCTCCCAGAACTGTGGTTCCAGATTTCTCCTGGCCCCAAAGTAATCTGCTCAGAACTACATTGCTCAGAGGCCTCAGTAATGATATTTTTTGGACCTGGACCTTGAGGCTTCATGCTTTCTCActagtccaagatcaagatgaaTGCCCTTGTGCAAGGGTGAGTTCATCCATGGCCCAGGCACCCACCTGAGCCCATCTGAGGCAGAGGTGTGTCCAAGACAGGGTCTAGAATACAGGTTCCATCACACTGTGAGGTCATTCATATCagtccccctttccctcccctctccacacCATCTTCTTGAGATGTAAACAAATCAAGAGAGAGGTAAACTTCTTTGACTTTTCTCTTGTCAtattgttaggggaaccactgaccgaaACTGCCCACGCTGGCCAGGCCctatagtaaccacttgcatgagtgaTCTTaaaacaggaggtcctggtaaggaactcGGAACTAACAAGCAACCTCCAGATAGTGATCACACATTCTCGGTGCCCTGCATTTGATCTGATGGTACCTATGAATAGATCAAATTAATGGACAAAGTAGGATCTTCCATGGTTAATGACAAATTCCCAAATAAATTCTGTTCCCTCATATAGGAATCACAGTGGCAAAAGGACAAGAGTCTTTTTGTCCATTCCAGGCAGACTCTGGTGTTCACTATTTTGGGATCTCCTTTGAAACAGGAGGACCCTTCACCTGGATATAGAAACTTCATTTCCTTATACTGTGGGAGTGGCTCAGATTCCAACCAAAGCATATCCTATAACCTGAGATCCATTCCTCTCTGCTAATGTCCACCTCTCTGCTATGGGATAAATAAATTCCTACATAATGGAAGCCTTGAGAAATTAGGAAATACCAAGATGACATTTCTTCATAGATGTTTCAAAACTATGACAGAAAAAAGTCCTGAGATTTAAATGGCTACTTTATCTCCTGAACTCCGTTCTTCACTGTCTGGCATCTTCTTTAAGGAGGTGACAAAATTCTGATGCAGGTCACTGGCATTTATATAAGCAAAAATGactgcattttttgttttcacttgaaGAAAGCCGCAACACCCACTCCCCCAAACCTCCTTTGTGGGAAGAGTCTTGAACtccttttatataaataatgGTCAACTTCTGTGCTACCTCCTGTTCTCAGAGCTCCTATTCTCAAGGCCAGGCTAGGAAATTGTCAGTTACTCTTAAAAGAGTGGACCTGATAATTAGACTGTATCTAGAAAAAATATAAGGGCCCATCTCTTTATGGCTAGACCCCTATTTATTTCTGGCTCAAATGTTATCTTGACcagggttgccacaaatggcCATGCAGGCTGTGGGCTGCCCATCTTCAGAAGTGTCACTCACACTGTCATCTGCTTGTGATATCAGGTGGCCAAGGAAAAGCAAGTAAAATGACCATTATTTTATACAGCCGTTTAATTTCTGTACTTTGGTAAGGAAACAAATTTGACCTTACCTCTCAAAGTTCATGAGAAACCAATTTACAAAACAAGGTAACAGTCAAAATTACATTATGTGTACATCCCCTTCAGTACATTATGTGTACTGAACAGCTAATCTGTGAGCTTCTAGGAGGAGTCACAAGAAGCTACTAAGGAAGTGAGTACTGAAATCTAATCCAGTTGTTCTTTCCAGGGTACACATtaggagtttaaaaaaagacactgaaGCCAGGATCCCACTCCCTAGGCCAATCAGTCACTGGGGGTGGGGTCTTGGCAACAGAATTTTATAAAGTTCCTGAAGTGATTCCACTATGTAACTGGGGTTAAATAACACAGGTTTAAGCTGTAGTAGAGGATCTATGTAGTTGTGATAAACCTCTAGAATGTTAAAACATACTAGGAGAGAAAATAATAGGAAGGTTTAATACTTGTACTGAATTAAGCCATTATATATTACTGAATTATTAATTTGAGGGTACTTTACAATTCTTTTTATTAGGAACTGGTTACTTAAAGAACTTAAATGTGTTAGAACAGGAGCATGATAGATCTCCAGTCTAGTTACCGAAACATAAATGCTTTCTATTGGCAAAACATGCATAAATGCATACATTCTAGATGCAACATAGCAAAATGCTGATGTACAATAATCCTATTCAAGAATATATTGTGAATATACAAAACCCGAATATAAAACTCCAAACGACCTTTGAAATGACCTACTCCAAAtccctcatttcacagaggaaactgaagcttaaaatGGCTGAATTTGCCAATGTCACTAAGTTGCTTAACAACATAATTGGCTTACTTCAGCCCAATGTACTTTCCATTCCACAGCATGACAGTgacaagtaaaaatatttttggcagtttctcaatCCACCCTGATTCTTCTGTACTTAAAAGGACAAACTAGAGTAAATGCATCCCCTATGTTTACGATGTTCCTAGAAGAGTCATATGCCAGGGTGCAGTCTCTGATGTTTGTTGAGAGCAGAACGATATCTGAAAGCCTTTCCACAATCATTACATCCAAAGGGCTTCTCTCCTGAatgaattctctgatgctgaATGAGGTAAGTGCTCTGGCTGAAAGTCTTCCTGCATTCATTACAgttgtaaggtttctctccagtatgagtaTTCTGATGTTCAGTCAGATGAGTGCTCCGGCTAAAGGATTTGTCACATTCATTgcatttatagggtttctctccagtgtgaattcgTTGATGCTGAGCCAGATGGGAGCTCTGGCTAAAGGCCTTTTCACACTTATTACACTGGTAGGGTTTTTCTTCTGTGTgagttttttgatgttgagccaGAGATGAACAATGTCGAAAGGCTTTGCCACACTTGGCACACTCATAAGGCTTTGCTCCTGTGTGAATTCTCTTATGTTGCGTAAGGTGTATGTTCTGGTTGAAGGCTCGCCCACATTCATTACACTTGTAAGGTCTTTCTCCAGTATGTATTTTCCTATGCTGAATAAGGGATGAGCCATAactgaaggttttcccacattcgTGACACTgatagggtttctcaccagtatgaattctttCATGTTTAGCAAGAGATGAACTCCgaataaaggctttcccacattccttacattcataagCTTTCTCTTGGGTATGAGTCTTCTGATGTTGATTAAGGTTTGAGAGATAACTGAAAGCCTTTCCACACTCATTGCATTCAAAGGGCTTTTCTCTGGTGTGAATTCTCCGATGCTGAGTAAGGGATGAGCAATAACTGAAGGCCTTTCCACATTCATTGCATTTGTAAggtttttctccagtatgaatttTTAGATGTTGAGCAAGGGATGACCAGTAACtaaaggatttcccacattcagCACAATCATAAGGTTTCTCCCCAGTATgtgttttctgatgttgagtGAGGTTTGAGTGCTGactgaaggcttttccacattcattgCATTCATATGGTTTTTCACCAGTATGAATCATATGATGACGTATAAATGTTGAGGGTCCATTGAAAgccttcccacattcattacatttataggttttctctccagtatgaattttttgatgttgagtaaGGTGTGTGCTCCTGGTAAAGGTTTTATCACATTCGTCACATTTAAAAggtttttctcctgtgtgaattTTCTGATGTTCCATAAAGTGGCCTCTCTGGCTAAAGGCTTTTCCACACTCATTACAAGTATATGGTTTCTcaccagtgtgaattctctgatgctgaACAAGATGGGTCCTCTgactaaaggctttcccacattcatcacacttatagggtttttctccagtgtgaattctttGATGTTGAGTAAGAGAAGGACCCTCAATGAAGCCTTTTCCACACTGATCACATTTATATGGTTtatctccagtatgaattctttgATGGTTTATAAGGTTTTCACTCCGGCTGAAGGCTTTttcacattcattacatttgtagggtttctctccagtatgtgTTCTCTGATGGCGAATAAGAGCTGAACAATAACtaaaagctttcccacattcattgcacttacaagatttctcttttttaaccGGCTTTAAATTCTGTTTGACATTTGTTTTAGTAGAGGTCTCTTCTGGAGACACTTCTTTTTGTGTTAAAAGGTCTGAACTCACATTGATGCTTTTTTCAAAGTCATTATTTACATGGTCTTTCTTCAAAGTAGGTATTGTCTTGTcagttatttttgtttccctCGGCAGGGCCTGTTCATTTGTCTGTTGCCTCTCTGAACTGCCTTCGGATTCCCAAGTTTCTAAGACGTTGGAACTCCAAGGATCATCCCTTTTGTGCTTTTCTACTATTGCCTCTGGAGATGGCTCTTCTTCAGAAATGTCCAGCTCTGAGACTGATACGCTATTTTCTGGTCTTGTCTCCCagtctgaaagaaaaagaaaatgtcagtatTCTCtgaattgagggaaaaaaaacaaacacacaacaaaAGTGTTATTGTGGGAATGACCtaatgaaaccaaaaataaagccCTCAGCAAATTCTGAGGATTTTCAAACACAGCCCTATTATTTGGGGAGAAATTTGGAAAGAGCTaaggagaatgagaaataaaatatgagagTAGCAAGAGAATGTCTAATTCAATTTCATAGATAATCTCTAAGAACCAGTAAGGGAACTCCATTTAAGTTGATAGTAAATTTAGAAAGTGACCACAGAGATAGATAAGAGGAGACAGAGATGGACTGAATCTAAAGGAGGCAGTCTGAACTGGGATTCCTTGCCAGTGAACAGCAACAAGAAGTCTAAGAACCATGATTTCAAGACAGGATAAACACAAGACATGACTATGGCTCCATGGTTTTTAGCCTAGAAAACTGACAAAATAGTCATATCA
This is a stretch of genomic DNA from Balaenoptera musculus isolate JJ_BM4_2016_0621 chromosome 11, mBalMus1.pri.v3, whole genome shotgun sequence. It encodes these proteins:
- the ZNF184 gene encoding zinc finger protein 184, translated to MEDLSSPESALLQGGCTSLPSASFQESVTFKDVIVDFTQEEWKQLDPVQRDLFRDVTLENYTHLVSIGLQVSKPDVISQLEQGTEPWTVEPSIPVGALGDWETRPENSVSVSELDISEEEPSPEAIVEKHKRDDPWSSNVLETWESEGSSERQQTNEQALPRETKITDKTIPTLKKDHVNNDFEKSINVSSDLLTQKEVSPEETSTKTNVKQNLKPVKKEKSCKCNECGKAFSYCSALIRHQRTHTGEKPYKCNECEKAFSRSENLINHQRIHTGDKPYKCDQCGKGFIEGPSLTQHQRIHTGEKPYKCDECGKAFSQRTHLVQHQRIHTGEKPYTCNECGKAFSQRGHFMEHQKIHTGEKPFKCDECDKTFTRSTHLTQHQKIHTGEKTYKCNECGKAFNGPSTFIRHHMIHTGEKPYECNECGKAFSQHSNLTQHQKTHTGEKPYDCAECGKSFSYWSSLAQHLKIHTGEKPYKCNECGKAFSYCSSLTQHRRIHTREKPFECNECGKAFSYLSNLNQHQKTHTQEKAYECKECGKAFIRSSSLAKHERIHTGEKPYQCHECGKTFSYGSSLIQHRKIHTGERPYKCNECGRAFNQNIHLTQHKRIHTGAKPYECAKCGKAFRHCSSLAQHQKTHTEEKPYQCNKCEKAFSQSSHLAQHQRIHTGEKPYKCNECDKSFSRSTHLTEHQNTHTGEKPYNCNECRKTFSQSTYLIQHQRIHSGEKPFGCNDCGKAFRYRSALNKHQRLHPGI